One stretch of Dehalococcoidales bacterium DNA includes these proteins:
- a CDS encoding glycosyltransferase encodes MADAPFCATGYGNQSNAVLSRLAQRGWDVYQIGCNVWFTGQEQVEADGYTHWNGIKVIRNLETKTKGLDGLYGSKEFQRQMFDELKPDVVWSLNDFYRVGGMTEIGEDFIDRWVHWLPVDNPYSKDSWANFMNRMKFLVFLSSFGWKQQAHLVKDVMYKDAIYHAVPSDVFRPLPKKERLKDAHGLGGRFVITTVGRHQPRKMIYQTAYAVGEFLKTHPDAFWICKCDPKDSSMREEAQNERDLEWLMERYGVREQVAFEPMMLPEDQMNELYNTGDVFMHISGGEGFGIPYVESMLAGVPCILTDNTTSPELTGGWEFGLPVKVSGQKMLPRFSVLYDVPDALDGARQLEFAYDDWKGGGKWLSEAGKKAREFHLQWCDAERVVDRWEEIFWRIMRYNNKVLWHSFFGRGVGFTAISETIIPALENLGYDVYVNDWQSGESPILEPRFRQLYEKYLKARDGIDFTKHPQVICWLMESFPSVKGDWKIGWSLCESTKLHAHYQQVCNDMDYLITSSEFNRKVQEQSGIACPIRIVPP; translated from the coding sequence GTGGCTGACGCGCCGTTTTGCGCGACTGGGTATGGTAATCAATCCAATGCCGTGCTCAGTCGGCTGGCGCAGAGAGGTTGGGATGTCTACCAGATTGGGTGCAATGTCTGGTTCACGGGACAGGAACAGGTGGAGGCAGATGGGTACACCCACTGGAACGGCATCAAAGTCATCAGGAACCTGGAGACGAAGACGAAGGGGCTGGACGGCCTCTATGGGTCGAAGGAGTTCCAGCGGCAGATGTTCGACGAGCTTAAGCCCGATGTGGTCTGGAGCCTGAACGACTTCTACCGCGTCGGGGGTATGACGGAGATAGGCGAGGATTTCATCGACAGGTGGGTCCACTGGCTCCCGGTAGACAACCCGTACAGCAAGGACTCCTGGGCCAACTTCATGAATCGCATGAAGTTCCTCGTATTCCTTTCTTCCTTCGGTTGGAAGCAACAGGCGCACCTTGTCAAGGATGTGATGTACAAGGACGCGATATACCATGCGGTCCCGAGCGATGTGTTCAGACCGCTTCCGAAAAAGGAGAGACTTAAGGATGCACACGGCCTCGGAGGGCGGTTCGTCATTACCACAGTAGGACGGCATCAACCAAGGAAGATGATTTACCAAACCGCCTATGCCGTCGGAGAGTTTCTCAAGACCCATCCAGATGCGTTCTGGATATGCAAGTGCGACCCGAAGGATTCCTCTATGAGAGAGGAAGCGCAGAACGAGAGGGATTTGGAGTGGCTGATGGAGCGGTATGGGGTGAGGGAGCAGGTCGCGTTCGAGCCGATGATGCTTCCCGAGGACCAGATGAACGAACTGTACAATACCGGGGATGTGTTCATGCACATCTCGGGGGGAGAGGGGTTCGGCATCCCCTATGTGGAGTCGATGCTGGCCGGAGTGCCGTGCATCCTGACGGACAACACTACCTCCCCGGAGCTTACGGGGGGGTGGGAGTTCGGGCTGCCAGTGAAGGTCTCCGGCCAGAAGATGCTCCCGAGGTTCAGCGTGCTGTATGATGTCCCCGATGCTCTGGACGGCGCGAGGCAGCTTGAGTTCGCGTACGACGACTGGAAGGGCGGGGGAAAGTGGCTCTCCGAGGCTGGAAAGAAGGCGAGGGAGTTCCATCTGCAGTGGTGCGATGCGGAGCGCGTCGTGGACCGCTGGGAGGAAATATTCTGGCGCATCATGCGGTATAACAACAAGGTGCTGTGGCACTCCTTCTTCGGGAGGGGGGTGGGGTTCACAGCCATCAGCGAGACCATAATCCCAGCCCTGGAGAATCTCGGCTACGATGTGTATGTCAACGACTGGCAGAGTGGGGAATCGCCCATCCTTGAGCCGCGTTTCCGACAGCTTTACGAGAAGTACCTGAAGGCTAGGGACGGCATCGACTTCACGAAGCACCCGCAGGTCATCTGTTGGCTCATGGAATCGTTCCCGAGCGTCAAGGGCGATTGGAAGATTGGATGGTCCCTCTGCGAATCGACGAAGCTCCACGCCCACTACCAGCAGGTCTGCAACGACATGGACTATCTCATCACGAGCTCCGAATTCAACAGGAAGGTGCAGGAACAGAGCGGGATTGCCTGCCCCATACGGATCGTCCCCCCCT